From Phycodurus eques isolate BA_2022a chromosome 13, UOR_Pequ_1.1, whole genome shotgun sequence, a single genomic window includes:
- the ca8 gene encoding carbonic anhydrase-related protein, protein MADEVNEESNSNLGKDELDWGYEEGVEWGLHYPAANGEYQSPINLNSREAQYDPALLDVRLSPNYVVCRDCEVINDGHSVRILLKSKSVVSGGPLPSDHEYELHEVRFHWGKENQRGSEHTVNFKAFPMELHLIHWNSTLFNSLEDALGKKNGVLIIALFVQIGKEHLGLKAITEVLQDLQYKGKSKITPCFNPNTLLPDPLLRDYWVYKGSLTTPPCNENVTWILYRYPLTISQLQIEEFRRLRSHIKGAELPEGNDGMLGDNFRPTQPLSDRTVRAAFQ, encoded by the exons GTGTAGAATGGGGACTCCATTACCCAGCAGCCAATGGTGAGTACCAGTCTCCCATCAACTTGAACTCTAGGGAGGCTCAGTATGACCCAGCCCTCCTGGATGTCCGCCTGTCACCGAACTACGTGGTGTGTCGTGACTGTGAAGTCATCAATGATGGACACAGTGTACGCATCCTTCTCAAGTCAAAGTCAG TGGTCAGCGGGGGTCCATTGCCGAGCGATCACGAATATGAACTTCATGAGGTTCGATTTCACTGGGGGAAAGAGAACCAGAGGGGTTCAGAGCACACGGTCAACTTTAAGGCTTTCCCTATGGAg CTCCATTTGATTCACTGGAACAGCACTTTGTTCAACTCTCTGGAGGATGCTCTGGGGAAGAAGAATGGAGTTCTCATCATTGCTCTTTTTGTGCAG ATTGGCAAAGAGCATCTGGGTCTGAAAGCCATCACGGAGGTTCTACAGGATCTGCAGTACAAG gGGAAGAGCAAGATAACTCCCTGTTTCAACCCGAACACTTTGCTGCCTG ATCCCTTATTGAGAGACTACTGGGTGTATAAAGGATCTCTGACAACACCGCCTTGTAATGAGAATGTGACCTGGATCCTCTACCGCTATCCTCTCACTATATCACAACTACAG ATTGAGGAGTTTCGGAGGCTACGTTCACATATAAAAGGCGCCGAGCTGCCAGAGGGAAATGATGGGATGTTGGGGGACAATTTCCGCCCCACCCAACCGCTGAGCGATCGGACCGTGAGGGCGGCTTTCCAATGA